Below is a genomic region from Syntrophorhabdaceae bacterium.
TGTTTTTCCTTCCTGCAGGTGTGGCTGACAGGGTATTCCCGATCCTGATCCCGCTATTCATCGTTCGCCGCTGCCTCCAACGGACACTCGAAGGGATCGTTGCTCCCGCCTCTTTTGAGTTTCAACACTCTCTTGACTACTCCCTGCATCTTGACGGGGATCGTATGCTTGCCTTCTTTGGTTTCGATGATGCCTCTTTTCTCGAGCACCGCATAGAGCGTGGTACGGGAGAAGGGAATGCGTCCCCCTTCCGGTCTCAGATACGTCTCCACCAGATGCCATGCTGGCCGAGGCAGCAGATAGTAATAACCCTCATCGTAGTATCCGATGAGTTCCCCCGATTCTCCTCCCTTGCACTCTTTGTATCCGGAGTCTTTGCCATCGAGCCGGGCTTTTCCCTGGGTAAGGAGTGAGTCAATCACCCCGAAGAAGAGTTGAACGGGATCGTCCTGCTCTATGCGTTCTGCTTGTTTATGGGCTATTCTACGGAAGGCGTCCCGGCCGACCTCCCGGGCGATGCCGGCTTCGTTTTTACTTAACGCCCCTTTCTCCACAACCCACTCGAGGATCGTATCGAGGGTAAACTGCAGATACGCCATCTGCTCGCTCATCTTCCGGTGACCGTTACGGATCTCATTCCCTGAACGAAGCTCAGAGAACTTTGCGGGAAACGATCCTTTGAGCCGCTCGAAGTTATCGCGGACCCAGAGGATGTAGCTCGCCATGGCGTGGGGCAGCAGCTTTCTTTGTTCCTGGAGGCGCGTCAGTCTCTCCACGTCGATCGCGCCATCACCAAATTCTACGACCATGACCCGAGCGAGCGTGCTCTGCAGTTGCACGAGTTCCTCCCCGGTAATGAGGAGCATACCCCGGGGTACATACTTGCCTTTGTCCGTTGCATCCGGGTTGAGCCTCTCCCTGCCGGTCCTGTTGCTGCATGCCCTGATTAACCGCTGGGCGATGGCCTCTTTGGCCGAAGCTTCTTTCTGCTGCGCCGAGGGATGGTAGTCATCGAGGATATAGAGGGTATCCTTTAAGACGAAGGCCCGCTTCTCTATCTGATTGGCCGTGCTGTCAAAGTTAGAGAGGTTACTGATCGAGAAGTCTCCGAAGTGGGAGAGTAAAAGGGTGGCAACCGTGCTTTTAAACGATCCGGTCTCACCGTAGAAGTATGCCGAGAAGTTGGGGATGGGCTCAAGGATACTCGTCAACGGCGCCAAAAAGGTATAGACATATCCCGGATAGGTGACATCCGGTTTTCCGATATGGAGAAAAGAGAGGCTTACTCTGATCGCTTCCGTCTCATACTCCACGGTACGGGGGAGACAATACCTACCCATCTCAAGAAACTCGCCAGGCAAATCCACATCGATACCCTCACCGCCTATTGCCCCGTTTGCCATGAGATAGTACCGGCTCCCTTTGACCTCCCTCCAGCCGGTATGCGTATAGACGATACGTCTCGCATATCCTCTGTGCTTTGAGTACTGCTGGATGAAGTGGCGCAGATAGTCCTTGGTATTCTGTCCGGGCTCGATGATCGCTTCCGTGCCCCAGTTATTCATGACCCAGTTAAGAGTGTTAAACTGCGGAGCCGGTATCCTCACCTTCGGGAACTCCTTCTCCTTGTTTCTTCCCTCAATGACAAAGCGCATGGCCGTCTCCTGGCCGTTGTCTTCGAATACCTCTTCGCTGATCCATGCGGTGAAGTTTGCAAGACTCTGGTAGGTATATCCCCCGTCACGCTCGCGGCGGTGTCTTCTCACCCCTCCCTCGTCATCCATGGAATAAGGATCGAGATCACTTTTATTCCTCATCTCGTTCTGCCTCATACGGATCACGTCCCCCATCACGTCCCGGGGCTTAACGTTTAACTTCCGGGCAACGAGATTGACGAGAGTTTTCTCGGTCACTCCTGATACACCGGATAAGGCCTTGTAGAGGGCCTTCATGATCTGTCCGCGGTGGTCGCGCAAGAGAAAGCCTTCTATATCCTTGGCCTGACTCTCTATATCGGCAAGGGTGTCCTC
It encodes:
- a CDS encoding DUF3854 domain-containing protein is translated as MPSNKKTEEAYAYFLNGRTDGQALLALNDMIASGLSPATLEEAQVRIFSGSAKTLKERLGQTHFEGMSLMQVSRLTEFPYFNEKGEITLYRYKPSPTLYRRADNEPVKYLHPKDTPAIPYILPQVWAVREKTNKPLWITEGEKKALKLIEHGRPSISFPGVWLFRAGKKSEETESTYLWRELQVFRWAGRTVYLAFDADWWVNPSVREALYEFAFKLYALGALIRFSVWQGAKGIDDLLASHDRPEDTLADIESQAKDIEGFLLRDHRGQIMKALYKALSGVSGVTEKTLVNLVARKLNVKPRDVMGDVIRMRQNEMRNKSDLDPYSMDDEGGVRRHRRERDGGYTYQSLANFTAWISEEVFEDNGQETAMRFVIEGRNKEKEFPKVRIPAPQFNTLNWVMNNWGTEAIIEPGQNTKDYLRHFIQQYSKHRGYARRIVYTHTGWREVKGSRYYLMANGAIGGEGIDVDLPGEFLEMGRYCLPRTVEYETEAIRVSLSFLHIGKPDVTYPGYVYTFLAPLTSILEPIPNFSAYFYGETGSFKSTVATLLLSHFGDFSISNLSNFDSTANQIEKRAFVLKDTLYILDDYHPSAQQKEASAKEAIAQRLIRACSNRTGRERLNPDATDKGKYVPRGMLLITGEELVQLQSTLARVMVVEFGDGAIDVERLTRLQEQRKLLPHAMASYILWVRDNFERLKGSFPAKFSELRSGNEIRNGHRKMSEQMAYLQFTLDTILEWVVEKGALSKNEAGIAREVGRDAFRRIAHKQAERIEQDDPVQLFFGVIDSLLTQGKARLDGKDSGYKECKGGESGELIGYYDEGYYYLLPRPAWHLVETYLRPEGGRIPFSRTTLYAVLEKRGIIETKEGKHTIPVKMQGVVKRVLKLKRGGSNDPFECPLEAAANDE